A window of Nodularia sp. LEGE 06071 contains these coding sequences:
- a CDS encoding type II toxin-antitoxin system PemK/MazF family toxin, producing the protein MAGQRPRQGWIYLINPYRVSLRCQLGHVHIYNLDEPSEVECQTCSENINSSRVFRGKHPYIIWTSDQFQDESGYIATFSVIPLTSQVTFNGLPTTYPINSTSRNSLDKKSYALVHQICTVDANCFKDTSANWLDRIGQLDQADKKAVEERLKYFLNIQDNPSEDWFAQNASPELLKKVFDYLPEDTKNLAIEELINNLGS; encoded by the coding sequence GTGGCTGGACAAAGACCTCGACAAGGTTGGATATATTTGATAAATCCCTATAGGGTGTCTCTTCGTTGCCAATTGGGTCATGTCCATATTTATAATTTAGATGAGCCAAGTGAAGTAGAATGTCAAACTTGCAGTGAGAATATTAATTCCAGCAGGGTTTTTAGAGGGAAACATCCTTATATCATCTGGACAAGTGATCAATTTCAAGATGAATCAGGATATATAGCAACGTTTTCTGTTATTCCTCTGACTTCACAAGTAACATTTAACGGTTTACCAACCACATATCCAATTAACTCTACAAGTAGAAATAGTTTGGATAAAAAATCCTACGCTTTAGTTCATCAAATTTGTACTGTTGATGCTAATTGCTTTAAAGACACATCAGCCAATTGGTTAGACAGAATTGGACAATTGGATCAAGCTGATAAAAAAGCAGTAGAAGAACGATTAAAGTATTTTTTAAATATTCAAGACAATCCGAGTGAAGACTGGTTCGCGCAAAATGCATCTCCAGAACTTTTAAAAAAAGTCTTTGATTATTTACCTGAAGATACAAAAAATTTAGCAATAGAAGAATTAATCAACAATTTAGGCTCATAA